The Benincasa hispida cultivar B227 chromosome 9, ASM972705v1, whole genome shotgun sequence genome has a segment encoding these proteins:
- the LOC120087343 gene encoding LOW QUALITY PROTEIN: cytochrome P450 81Q32-like (The sequence of the model RefSeq protein was modified relative to this genomic sequence to represent the inferred CDS: inserted 2 bases in 1 codon) — protein MEEQASFFFSHFPTIPLFALLITTLFLLSKFRKTEHRKLPPSPPSLPVIGHLHLLKEPFHQMLQDLSKKYGPVFSLTLGFRPVVVVSAPSAVQEWKILNYDYTAVGATAYGQHWRIMRRIATTELLSTHRLNSLSKIREEEVKLWVKRLYGMTEVGESNKGVRVGLRSKLTELSFNIALMLMTGRRYFGGEVEGESEEAKELKETMKQVPLLSGASYPADFLSVLKWVDFQVRVDGDAFAQSVVDERRKLKGSCERKTIIDSLLLLQESDPEYYKDEIIKGQFLTLLAAGTDTTARTLEWAMSLLLNHPTEMKKAWTEINEVVGDQRLVEEADRNKPHYLQAIINETYRLFPALPILAPRESSEDCTIGGFDIPKGTMLVVNAWAVHRDPNVWEHPNSFQPERFKPGQXLEVSKLLPFGMGRRAGPGAGLAHRVVALALATLIQCFEWGRPDQKGLDLSPGIGLTMPRAIPLEAICKPRASITHLLSQL, from the exons ATGGAAGAACAagcttctttcttcttctctcattttccCACTATCCCTCTCTTTGCCCTTCTCATAACTactctgtttctcctctccaaaTTTCGAAAAACTGAGCACAGAAAACTCCCACCAAGCCCACCTTCTCTTCCGGTAATCGGCCACCTCCATCTTCTGAAAGAACCATTCCACCAAATGTTGCAAGATCTCTCTAAAAAATACGGCCCTGTCTTCTCACTCACCCTCGGTTTTCGTCCCGTGGTGGTTGTATCCGCCCCCTCCGCCGTCCAAGAATGGAAGATACTGAATTACGATTACACAGCGGTTGGTGCGACGGCGTACGGGCAGCACTGGCGGATCATGCGGCGCATAGCTACGACAGAATTGCTGTCCACTCACCGTCTCAACAGCTTGAGTAAGATCCGAGAGGAGGAAGTGAAATTGTGGGTGAAAAGATTGTACGGAATGACGGAGGTGGGGGAAAGTAACAAGGGAGTAAGAGTGGGATTAAGGTCGAAATTGACGGAACTGTCTTTCAACATTGCGTTGATGTTAATGACTGGGAGACGGTATTTTGGGGGAGAAGTGGAGGGGGAGAGTGAGGAGGCGAAGGAGTTGAAGGAGACGATGAAACAAGTTCCTCTGTTGAGTGGAGCGTCGTATCCGGCGGATTTTCTGTCGGTTTTAAAATGGGTTGATTTTCAAGTGAGAGTTGATGGAGATGCTTTTGCGCAAAGTGTTGTTGATGAAAGACGGAAACTGAAGGGTTCATGTGAGCGAAAGACGATAATTGATAGTCTGCTGTTGTTGCAGGAGTCGGACCCTGAGTATTACAAGGACGAAATTATAAAGGGACAATTCTTG ACTTTACTGGCTGCAGGAACTGATACAACAGCGAGAACATTAGAGTGGGCGATGTCGTTGTTGCTGAACCATCCAACAGAGATGAAGAAGGCTTGGACAGAGATAAATGAGGTTGTTGGAGACCAAAGACTAGTAGAGGAAGCCGACAGGAACAAGCCACACTATCTTCAAGCCATAATCAACGAGACCTATCGGCTATTCCCAGCCCTTCCAATACTTGCGCCACGTGAATCATCTGAAGACTGCACAATTGGAGGGTTCGATATTCCAAAGGGAACCATGTTAGTGGTGAATGCTTGGGCCGTCCATCGAGACCCCAATGTGTGGGAACATCCCAATAGTTTCCAACCAGAGAGATTTAAACCAGGACA ACTGGAAGTCAGTAAATTGTTGCCATTTGGAATGGGGAGAAGGGCAGGTCCAGGGGCTGGCCTTGCTCATAGGGTCGTGGCTTTGGCTTTGGCCACTCTCATTCAGTGCTTCGAGTGGGGGAGACCTGACCAAAAAGGTCTAGACTTGTCCCCAGGGATTGGACTCACCATGCCTAGAGCCATCCCTCTTGAGGCCATATGCAAACCACGTGCTTCCATTACTCATTTACTATCACAGCTTTGA